One Mucilaginibacter ginkgonis genomic region harbors:
- a CDS encoding TlpA disulfide reductase family protein, with protein sequence MIKQLVYTALIALPTVGLAQSNNFTIKGKIGTGNAPAKAYLRYRDGDKNITDSAVLKNGAFEFQGSVKEPVQAALYINAKGDGMHSPYDYTSLYIDKGVTTVTSADSAIRASITGTKIAEEDAAYKAALKPVYAQYEALEAKNKGVSDEVKASEAFAKQNAAAEKAIDNQENAVTKKFIQEHPGSLISLNALRSYTYSADYADVEPLFHNLTPELQATTSGKAYAAQLDKLKGVAYGKVAPEFAMADTNGKMVALSSFRGKYLLVDFWASWCGPCRRENPNVVKAFNQFKDRNFTILSVSLDRPNAKDKWLAAIHKDGLAWTHVSDLKFWQNDAAQLYGVQAIPQNFLLDPSGKIIGKNLRGEDLVNKLNEVLGANKKATKAE encoded by the coding sequence ATGATCAAACAATTAGTATATACCGCTTTAATTGCCTTGCCAACAGTTGGTTTAGCGCAAAGCAACAACTTTACAATTAAAGGTAAAATTGGCACAGGCAATGCGCCGGCGAAAGCTTATTTAAGGTACCGGGACGGCGACAAGAACATTACAGATTCAGCTGTTTTAAAAAACGGAGCTTTTGAATTTCAGGGCAGCGTAAAAGAACCTGTGCAAGCCGCCTTGTACATCAATGCAAAAGGTGATGGCATGCATTCGCCGTATGATTATACTTCATTATATATTGACAAAGGTGTAACAACTGTTACCAGCGCAGATTCTGCCATTCGTGCCAGCATTACCGGTACCAAAATAGCAGAAGAAGATGCCGCTTACAAAGCCGCTTTGAAACCTGTGTATGCGCAATACGAAGCTTTGGAAGCTAAAAACAAAGGCGTAAGTGATGAGGTAAAAGCATCTGAAGCCTTTGCAAAGCAAAACGCGGCCGCAGAAAAAGCGATAGACAACCAGGAAAACGCGGTAACCAAGAAATTCATACAAGAACATCCCGGTTCGTTGATCAGCCTGAATGCGTTGCGCAGTTATACTTACAGTGCCGATTACGCGGATGTTGAACCTTTGTTTCACAACCTTACTCCGGAACTGCAAGCCACAACCAGTGGTAAAGCTTATGCTGCCCAATTAGACAAATTAAAGGGCGTGGCCTATGGTAAAGTTGCGCCGGAGTTTGCTATGGCAGATACAAACGGCAAGATGGTGGCGCTGTCATCATTTCGCGGTAAGTATCTATTGGTCGACTTTTGGGCAAGCTGGTGCGGTCCTTGCCGCCGTGAAAACCCAAATGTGGTGAAGGCCTTCAACCAATTCAAGGACAGAAACTTTACCATTTTAAGCGTATCGCTTGATCGCCCGAATGCAAAGGATAAATGGTTAGCTGCTATTCATAAAGACGGTTTGGCATGGACCCATGTGTCTGATTTGAAATTCTGGCAAAACGATGCCGCTCAATTATACGGTGTGCAAGCCATTCCGCAGAACTTTTTGCTTGATCCAAGCGGAAAGATCATCGGTAAAAATCTGCGCGGCGAAGACCTGGTCAACAAACTAAACGAGGTTTTAGGCGCAAACAAAAAAGCAACTAAAGCGGAGTAA
- a CDS encoding TlpA disulfide reductase family protein codes for MKKLILLVSLLTPLFVLAQQPLNFELNGKIANATPPGKVYLIYYVGANQTIDSATISLGAFNFKGTVLSPVPAFLAFDHKGAGLAKMDQKTADVLPIYLDAGSASIAALDSISKAKITGSQINDDNALLLAQVGTIRDKAKKIQADAQRATLAQQKSPEFQNAMQAKYQALQKEQEGILSSFIKSHPKSYISLLALTSLGGPSADPGVLEPLYNSLDPELRNTESGKQLHSAITGAKATAIGVTAPDFTQNDVDGKPVKLSSFRGKYVLIDFWASWCGPCRQENPNVVKAYNQYKTKNFTILGVSLDRPGARDAWVNAIKSDGLAWTQVSDLKFWDNEAAALYKVQSIPQNFLLDPQGKIIAKNLRGDDLKNKLKEIFGAPATPKGE; via the coding sequence ATGAAAAAGTTAATCCTGCTCGTCAGCCTCTTGACACCTTTGTTTGTCTTAGCACAACAACCTTTAAATTTTGAACTTAACGGAAAGATCGCTAACGCAACGCCCCCGGGTAAAGTTTATTTGATCTATTATGTTGGTGCTAATCAGACGATTGATTCTGCCACGATAAGCCTGGGAGCTTTCAATTTTAAAGGAACAGTTTTGTCGCCGGTGCCGGCATTTTTGGCATTTGATCATAAAGGGGCAGGCCTTGCAAAAATGGATCAGAAAACTGCCGACGTGCTGCCTATTTACTTGGACGCAGGCAGTGCTTCTATTGCAGCGCTCGACTCTATATCAAAGGCAAAGATCACAGGTTCGCAGATCAATGATGATAATGCGCTGTTGTTGGCGCAGGTTGGCACTATACGCGATAAAGCAAAAAAGATCCAGGCAGATGCACAACGTGCTACGCTGGCGCAGCAAAAATCGCCCGAGTTTCAAAACGCCATGCAAGCTAAGTATCAAGCATTACAAAAAGAACAAGAGGGTATCTTAAGTTCGTTCATCAAATCACACCCTAAAAGCTATATCAGTTTATTAGCACTGACATCCTTAGGCGGCCCTTCGGCTGATCCCGGTGTTCTGGAACCTTTATACAATAGCCTCGATCCTGAATTGAGGAATACAGAATCAGGCAAACAATTACATTCAGCTATCACGGGAGCAAAGGCAACAGCTATTGGTGTTACCGCGCCCGATTTTACACAGAATGATGTGGATGGCAAGCCCGTCAAACTATCATCTTTCCGTGGGAAGTATGTGCTGATAGACTTTTGGGCAAGTTGGTGCGGCCCATGCAGGCAGGAAAACCCTAATGTGGTTAAAGCTTACAACCAATATAAAACCAAGAATTTCACCATCCTTGGGGTGTCGTTAGATCGGCCCGGAGCACGTGACGCTTGGGTGAATGCTATTAAAAGTGATGGCTTAGCCTGGACACAGGTGTCAGACCTTAAATTTTGGGATAACGAAGCTGCTGCCTTATATAAGGTGCAGTCAATTCCGCAAAACTTTTTATTAGACCCGCAAGGTAAGATCATTGCGAAAAATCTGCGCGGCGACGATCTAAAAAACAAGCTGAAAGAGATATTTGGTGCGCCCGCAACTCCAAAGGGCGAATAA
- a CDS encoding formimidoylglutamase, which translates to MSLADFLTPINTDQLIPEKGFNASQLGSKIDVFTNHFPDLEEARYDIALIGVLEDRNAVNNEGCADGPDKIREKLYSLYEGNYTIRIADLGNIARGESVTDSYIALKTVINELVRANVVPIILGGGQDLTYAQYMAYEDLEMKVDLVVIDKSFDLDDEFESAGFETTSEAFLSKILLHEPNYLFNFSNLGYQTYFTSQESLRVMDKLLFDVHRLGELSGNVSVAEPVIRNAGMVSFDVGAIKASDAMGNGNASPNGFYGEEACQLCRYAGFNDKLTSIGFYEYNPKYDDNGRTAMLLAQMIWYFIEGFYNRKSDFPLNPRSHYLIYKTTLKHEEHELVFVKSKKSDRWWMQVPYPSNGSANERSHLVPCRYEDYKTAVDGEMPDLWWRTYQKLS; encoded by the coding sequence ATGTCTTTAGCCGACTTTTTAACCCCTATTAATACTGATCAACTAATTCCTGAAAAAGGTTTCAATGCAAGTCAGCTCGGCAGTAAGATAGACGTTTTCACTAACCATTTCCCTGATCTTGAAGAAGCCCGTTATGATATTGCGCTGATTGGTGTGCTCGAAGATCGCAACGCGGTTAATAACGAAGGCTGCGCAGATGGGCCGGATAAGATCCGCGAAAAGTTATACAGCCTTTACGAGGGAAATTATACTATCCGTATTGCAGACTTAGGCAATATTGCCCGCGGAGAAAGTGTTACCGACAGCTACATAGCGCTTAAAACCGTTATAAATGAATTGGTGCGTGCAAATGTTGTACCCATAATTTTAGGCGGTGGCCAGGACCTCACTTACGCGCAGTACATGGCGTATGAGGACCTGGAGATGAAAGTGGACCTGGTGGTGATAGACAAAAGCTTTGACCTGGACGATGAGTTTGAAAGCGCAGGTTTTGAAACCACCTCTGAAGCATTTTTAAGCAAGATACTGTTGCACGAACCTAATTACCTGTTCAACTTTAGCAACCTTGGTTATCAAACCTACTTTACCAGCCAGGAGAGCCTGCGGGTGATGGATAAACTGCTTTTCGACGTTCACCGCTTGGGCGAATTAAGCGGTAATGTTTCTGTTGCAGAGCCGGTGATCCGCAACGCAGGTATGGTAAGCTTCGATGTCGGAGCGATAAAGGCTTCAGATGCTATGGGCAATGGTAATGCGTCGCCAAATGGTTTTTATGGTGAAGAGGCTTGCCAGCTTTGCCGCTACGCCGGATTTAACGACAAGCTTACATCGATCGGTTTTTACGAATACAACCCCAAGTATGACGATAACGGCCGCACAGCGATGCTGCTGGCGCAGATGATCTGGTATTTTATCGAAGGGTTTTACAACCGCAAAAGCGACTTTCCGCTTAACCCGCGTTCGCACTACCTCATTTATAAAACAACACTCAAGCATGAAGAGCATGAACTGGTATTTGTGAAAAGTAAAAAAAGTGACCGCTGGTGGATGCAGGTGCCATATCCGTCTAACGGGTCGGCTAATGAACGCTCACATCTGGTGCCATGCCGCTACGAAGATTACAAAACCGCGGTGGACGGTGAAATGCCCGACCTTTGGTGGCGCACCTATCAGAAATTAAGCTAA
- a CDS encoding SDR family NAD(P)-dependent oxidoreductase, translating to MILVTGATGFLGAELAKQLAEAGHHIRCTRRESSVIPEILILHQNSIDWVTADITDISSLADAFKGVTQVYHSAAWVSFSKADKVPMIFTNVTGTANIVNLCLENNARLVHVSSVAALGDAKPGKLIDENAFIEDTPVGNPYAISKLESEMEVWRGIAEGLDGVIVNPSVIIGADAGKEGSGRLFEKVRNGLNFYTSGSCGFVDVADAAKCMITLMESNITDERFIISAENRYFKEFLPTVAGRFGVNPPTINAKPWMLSIASAFAGFGALFTGNNNLDTVTARYASKELNFDNSKIKAAIGFSFKPVNETVDKIVRRLKVS from the coding sequence ATGATCCTTGTTACCGGCGCGACCGGCTTTTTAGGCGCCGAACTGGCGAAGCAACTTGCGGAAGCCGGCCATCACATCCGCTGTACCCGCCGCGAAAGTTCTGTTATTCCGGAAATACTTATTTTGCACCAAAACAGCATTGATTGGGTAACGGCAGATATTACTGACATTTCTTCACTTGCCGACGCTTTTAAAGGTGTTACGCAAGTATATCATTCTGCCGCATGGGTTTCGTTTTCGAAAGCCGACAAGGTGCCGATGATCTTTACAAACGTGACAGGTACGGCTAACATAGTTAACCTTTGCCTTGAAAATAACGCCCGACTGGTGCATGTAAGTTCTGTTGCCGCTCTTGGCGATGCAAAGCCCGGAAAACTGATTGACGAGAACGCATTTATTGAAGACACTCCTGTAGGCAACCCTTATGCTATTTCCAAACTGGAAAGCGAGATGGAGGTTTGGCGCGGCATTGCCGAAGGGTTAGATGGTGTCATTGTAAATCCATCAGTAATTATTGGTGCCGATGCGGGCAAAGAAGGCAGCGGGCGCTTGTTTGAGAAAGTGCGCAACGGCTTAAACTTTTATACAAGCGGTAGTTGCGGTTTTGTGGACGTTGCCGATGCAGCCAAGTGCATGATTACGTTGATGGAAAGCAACATAACTGACGAAAGGTTTATCATTAGTGCTGAGAACAGGTATTTTAAAGAATTTCTTCCAACCGTTGCAGGAAGGTTCGGTGTTAACCCCCCCACGATTAACGCGAAGCCATGGATGCTGAGCATAGCAAGTGCCTTCGCGGGTTTTGGGGCTCTGTTTACGGGCAATAATAATCTCGACACCGTTACCGCACGCTATGCATCGAAGGAACTTAATTTTGATAACAGTAAGATAAAAGCAGCTATTGGTTTTAGTTTTAAGCCTGTTAACGAGACCGTCGACAAAATAGTGCGGCGTTTGAAGGTTTCTTAG
- a CDS encoding HAD-IB family phosphatase — protein MAQYYIIDFDSTFTQVEALDELARISLKDRPDRELIYKKIEDLTNASMEGKLSFTDSLEQRVKLLEANREHLKQLVRHLRKKVSVSFSRNSVFFKNHQDEVLIVSGGFKEFIIPVVGDYHIKKENIYANTFIFDVHDKITGYDRENPLSQEGGKVKLLRELDLQGDIFGIGDGYSDFQLKESGIIKKFFAFTENIERQSVVEKADHITPTFDEFLYLNRLPRAISYPKNRIKCLIVGNVDKEAIAQIQKEGYNIRRRDLIEDAYLQEAGVLLCTDDKQPTPEQLDNAPRLKVIGCFGRVASRKLAESACDNGVIIFDDPKYNPRNIDFIPKRVISFMNEGKTHTSCNFPDLQPPRVNNAHRLIHIHKNVPGILAKINEVFADHDINIVGEFLVTNQQIGYVITDVNTGYDTEVLELLKAIPNTIKFRLLY, from the coding sequence ATGGCGCAGTACTATATCATAGATTTCGACAGCACTTTTACCCAGGTTGAGGCGCTTGACGAACTGGCACGCATATCGCTTAAAGATCGTCCTGACCGTGAGCTGATCTACAAAAAGATAGAAGACCTCACCAACGCGTCTATGGAAGGTAAGTTGTCTTTTACTGATAGCCTGGAGCAGCGCGTAAAATTGCTGGAGGCCAACCGCGAGCATCTTAAACAACTGGTGCGACATCTGCGCAAAAAAGTATCGGTATCATTTTCGCGCAACAGCGTTTTCTTTAAAAATCACCAGGATGAGGTATTGATCGTTTCCGGAGGCTTTAAAGAGTTCATTATTCCGGTGGTTGGCGATTATCATATTAAAAAAGAAAACATCTATGCTAACACCTTCATTTTTGACGTGCATGATAAAATAACAGGTTATGACCGCGAAAACCCGCTTTCGCAGGAAGGCGGCAAGGTGAAATTGCTGCGCGAACTAGACCTGCAAGGTGACATCTTTGGCATCGGTGACGGGTATTCAGATTTTCAATTAAAAGAATCGGGCATCATCAAAAAATTCTTCGCTTTTACAGAGAACATAGAGCGCCAGTCTGTAGTGGAAAAAGCAGATCATATTACGCCAACCTTTGATGAGTTTTTATACCTTAACCGCCTGCCACGCGCGATATCTTACCCTAAAAACCGCATCAAATGCTTGATAGTGGGTAATGTGGATAAAGAAGCAATCGCTCAGATACAAAAAGAAGGTTACAATATTAGGCGCCGCGATCTTATTGAAGACGCATATTTACAAGAAGCGGGAGTTTTGCTTTGTACAGATGACAAGCAGCCCACCCCCGAACAACTGGATAATGCGCCGAGATTAAAGGTAATAGGTTGTTTTGGCAGGGTAGCCAGCCGAAAACTGGCAGAAAGTGCCTGCGACAACGGTGTGATCATATTTGACGACCCCAAATACAACCCCCGCAACATAGACTTTATTCCGAAACGTGTAATCTCTTTCATGAACGAAGGAAAGACGCATACCAGTTGTAACTTTCCCGATTTGCAGCCACCGCGCGTTAATAACGCACATAGGTTGATACACATCCATAAAAACGTACCCGGAATATTAGCCAAAATCAACGAGGTATTCGCGGATCACGATATAAATATAGTAGGGGAATTTTTGGTAACGAATCAACAGATTGGATACGTGATCACTGATGTGAATACAGGTTATGATACAGAGGTACTTGAATTGCTTAAAGCTATACCAAATACCATAAAATTCAGGCTGTTATATTAA
- a CDS encoding universal stress protein, whose translation MITFEKILIAVDNGLAADSAAKVGFELAKKFNAHVGLVHITEPVIGAPVMTDSTMGMPMQNANDITSVEIAEIQNEVSDNIIDHIKTKYGSDLRVSVFTEFGATADGIIKCGHDFGANIIVMGSHNRSGFERFFTGSVAEEVVRDAGIPVLVVPLRDEKAD comes from the coding sequence ATGATAACCTTTGAAAAAATCTTAATCGCTGTAGACAATGGTCTTGCCGCGGATAGCGCTGCAAAAGTTGGTTTTGAACTCGCAAAAAAATTCAATGCCCATGTCGGCCTCGTGCATATCACAGAGCCGGTGATTGGTGCTCCGGTAATGACAGACTCGACAATGGGTATGCCTATGCAAAACGCGAATGACATTACCAGTGTAGAAATTGCAGAAATCCAAAACGAGGTATCAGACAATATTATCGATCACATCAAAACGAAATATGGCAGCGACCTGCGAGTAAGCGTCTTTACAGAGTTTGGGGCAACTGCCGACGGCATCATCAAATGCGGGCACGATTTTGGTGCAAACATTATTGTGATGGGCAGTCATAATAGATCTGGTTTCGAACGCTTTTTTACCGGCAGTGTTGCGGAAGAAGTTGTTCGAGATGCAGGCATTCCCGTATTGGTTGTTCCCTTGCGTGACGAAAAAGCTGATTAA